TCCAGAAGATAATTGGATTGACGAAGACTTCATCGAAGATCGAACCGAAGGATTTGAAGACCTGAAACGCACACTTGCAGACTTTGATAGAGAGGCTGCTGCAGAAACATGTGGTGTTGATCTTTCGGATATCGAGGAGGCAGCTGAAGTATATGCTCAAGCCGGTAATGCAGCAATATTTACTGGTATGGGGATGAGCCAGCACACATCCGGCGTTGATAATGTGCAAAATGAAATCAACCTCGCGCTAATCACTGGAAATATCGGTCGACCTGGTACAGGAATTAATCCACTACGAGGCCAGAACAACGTGCAGGGAACATGTGATGTCGGTACAATGCCAAACGTTCTGCCAGGCTATCAAGAAGTGGATGATGATGAGGCTCGTGAATCTATCGAGTCGGTTTGGGGGTTCGATATTCCTTCTGAACCTGGTCTGACCAATGTTGAAATTTCACACTCAATCGGTGAATCTGTCTTTGGCCTCTATGTGATGGGAGAGAATCCACTAATGAGTGAACCGGACTCTAATGCTGCTCGACAACGGTTTGACGAGGATCTTGAATTCATGGTCGTGCAGGACATCTTTATGACTGAAACTGCTGAATTAGCTGATGTCGTCTTGCCAGCAACATCGTGGGCCGAACGGGGAGGAACGGTCACAAATACTGATCGGCGAGTGCAGCTAATGCGTCCGGTTGAAAAAGTATACGACAATACAAAACATGATCTTGATATACTCAGCGAGATTGGGACCCGGTTATTTGATGACGGATTTGATTTTGATGGCCCTGAGGAGGTATTTGAGGAGTTACGTGAAGTCTGTCCCATATATCATGGCATGACCTATGATACGCTTTCTGAAGAAGGGTTGCAGTGGCCCTGCTATGAACCAGGTGACGAAGGTGACCAGTATCTCTATAAAAAAGAGTTCGACACTGACAATGGCAAAGGACACATCGAAGGTGTCCGCCATCAACCCCCTGCTGAAACCCCAGATAAAGAATATCCGCTTATTCTGACAACCGCGCGCCTTGAAGAACATTACAACACGGGAACAATGAGTCGCCGGTCACCAACACTGAACCGACAACATCCTGAAAACTTCGTTGATATTCATCCTAAGGACGCAGAAAGATATGGGATTGAAAACGGTCAAACAGTCCAACTGCGCTCCCGACGTGGATCCATTGAAGTCACGGCTCAAGTAACAGATGCGATCAAGGAAGGAGTTATTTGGACAACCCCACACTTTGCTGCTTCCTCTGCTAATCGGCTTACAAATGATATACTCGATGACCGGGCTAAAATACCCGAGTACAAGGCTGCTGCTGCTGAGATTGATGTTGATATTGATACCAGCAGTTCTACAGAAACAGCTGACGACTAAGCACATCTTCTGAAAGAGACTTCTGTCAGTACCACTGTACATGAAACCTGCAGGAAAAAACAGATAGAGCCCGTTGAACTCTGACATTGAGATAGTTCACAGAAATTTCAAGGCGGATGCCACGGTGATTGCCCCCGAGGCAGTTGACTTGTATAGACTCCCGGCGACAAGTACTTTTTATTGTAAGCTAACGTCTGTTTGAGTCTAATATCCATGTCAGAGCATACTAACCGTGCTGATGTTTCTCCTCCATCCAATCCCCAAACCTCCGGCTGGAACACGGCTGAACAGCAGTGGGAACACCCAACGCTTCGGAAGGCAACAGTTCATGGCATAAGGTTATATAATGTTAGTGAATATCATGAGTCCCACGATTGCTTTGAGTATGAGTGGTTCAACTATGGATCCGGTACAACCGAGAGTGCATTCTTACACGGCATGGTTCAAGTCGCGGCCGGTGCGTACAAACACTTTGATTTCGAGAATGATGATGGGATGCGGTCGCTGTTTCAGACAGCACTGCAATACTTGCACGACGTGCCAGACCGGTATTACGGTGTTGACGTTGCTAATGTGAAACGTGCACTTCAACAGGCACTTTCTGACCCAAGTCTACTGAATAACTGGCTGATAACACTAGATCAACGTAATCCGACAGCATCAGAAGTTGACTACATATATGCAGAACAGTTTGACTAGCCAAGTGATCATGCTAAATCGCTCAATATTTCATCATAACCGTTTCATTGCATTATATTTTGGAATCAGGTCGATTTATAACCATTTCCCATTAGCACGGCGCAACTTAGGAAATTGCTGGAATGAGATCTGAGATATGCGCAATATATGATTATTTAACTACTTGTTTACAATCGTTTCGACATTCCTAAAAGGCTGAACAACTGTTTATCCATTGCTTTCATGACAAAAGATAGCATTTCTGCTGATCGCCGGACAATGTTGAAGGCAGCCGGCATTGCAGGTGTGTCAGTAGGCGCAACAACAACAGCCGGATGTTTAGATTTGCTTGGTATTGATGATGACCAAGTCACGATAACTATGAGCGAAGTTGCGTCAACACCTGATCCTAACGATCATAACGCAACGTCCGATTACAATTCTCTTGACCCTGTATATGAACCCTTGCTCCAAGTTGATGAGGAAGGAAACATTGAGGAACACGTCATTACCGATTGGGTGACTGACTCAGATACAATTGAGCTAACAATTCGAGATGATGTACAATTTCATAACGGCGATGATCTCACAGCATCTGATGTCGCATATACAATAAACCGCCAAGTTGATGACGATGTGGGCGTTGTCAGTCCGCAGGATGACGGGATGATTGGTATTACGGAAGCGGAGGCTGTCAATGACACGACAATTGAAGTCTCACACGAATCAAACCCCGACCTTGCAATGATGGGAATTGCAGTTTTCGGGCGTGCTATGAACGAGGAGTGGACAGCAGACAATGCCGACGATGAAGATGGTACTGTTTCCGGTGATATGAACGGAACAGGGCCATATCAACTAGAGGACTTCTCACAGGGAGACTACTACGAATTTACTGTGTTTGATGATTATTGGGGTGAAACACCAGATGTTGAAGAAATTAGACTTGAGGCAGTTGATGAAGATACAACTCGTCGGGATCGACTTCTCGCTGATGAAACTGAGTTTGTGACTAATCTTCCTCCAGAAGACATTGATGATGTTGAAGGCGAAGATGACCTTCGGACGGAGACTATCACAAGTTACAGAAATATCTTCCTTGCAATGCCAAACGATGATGGTCCATTCGACAGTAAAGACTTCAGACAGGCGATGAACTATGCGATTGACAATGAAGAAGTCCTCAATTCAATTTTCGATGGATACGGAGAGCCGATGTCACAGCCTATTCCTGAAGGAATCTTTGGCCACAATCCAGAGCTTGATCCGTATGAACAGGATCAGGATCTCGCAGATGATCTAATTGAACAGAGCGGTTATACAGATGAAGAATTAGTAATCCATGTCCCGAACGGTCGATATATTAACGATGTAAACACTGCAGAATACGTTGCTTCACAGATTGATGAGCTTGACAACGTAAGCTGCGAGCATGAGGTCAGGGACTTTGGAGAATTGGTTGAGGAAATTCTTGACGGCGATCTTGAAACTTCTCCTGATATTTATCTCATTGGATGGGGGAACCCAACTCATGATGCTAACTATGGTCTTGAACCATGGTTTGTTGAAGGACAATCTTCATACGCGTTTGAAGATTCGGAGCTGGAACAGCGGATTATTGATAGTCAGACGATTGAAGACACAGATGAGCGCGAAGAAGAACTTCAAGAGATTAACGAGTATATTCATGACGAAGCCCCGTGGGTATTCCTCCACCGACAAGAAAGCATCTATGGCGTACATGAAGATATTGACTGGTCCCCTCGTTCTGATGAACGGATAAATCCTGAAACGATGGAAGAATAAGTCAGGAATTGAATTTATCTGCTGTCAACGTTTGGAAGCTTCATACTTCCACCCACTATATACATTATAGCCTCCACGCATGCGCCTGATAAAATTCTTGGTTCGTCGAAGTTTACAAGGTCTGCTGGTTGTCTGGGGAGTTGTCACAATCACATTTTTACTCCGTGTTGTGACTCCGGGAGATCCTATCGATCTGATCGTTGATCCTGGAACTTCTCCCGACACTAGAGAACAGATACGGGAAGACTTCGGACTTAATGAGCCATTACATGAACAGTATATTGATTATCTTCTTCAGCTAGTCACCGGTGATCTTGGCTACTCATTTCAAGAACGACGTGATGTAGCAGCAATTATTATCGAACGACTTCCAGCAACAATTGAACTTGCCATTGCAGCGACAATTGTTGCCCTAGTTATTGCCATTCCGTTAGGTGTAATCGCTGCGACCCGCCGCCAGCAGCCTGCCGATTACGCTGCGACAACATTCTCATTATTAGGTATTAGCACACCGAATTTCTGGTTGGGCGTTATGCTCATTATGATCTTTGCTGTTCAGCTTGGTATCTTTCCGACTAGTGGTCGCCCAGTCGGACTCTGGGAGTCAATTGTTTCGCTCACGTCGGGGGATATTGTTCCAATAATCCAGTGGACAAACTACATCATCTTACCTGCAATCACGCTTGGAACGTACTTTACTGCGCTTATTACGCGACTTACTCGGAGTGGAATGCTTGAAGAACTTGGCCAACCATATGTCACTGCAACTGAAGCAAAGGGTCTTCCAGGTGTGCTGATCCGGTATAAACATGTTTTGCGAAATACGATGATCCCGATTTTGACCGTACTTGGTCTTCAACTCGGAACATTGATTGGTGGAGCAGTTATTACTGAGGCTATCTTCGACTGGCCGGGACTCGGTGATCAATTAATTAGTGCTATTAATGCCAACGACTGGCCACAAATACAAGGCATCCTTGTTGTAATCGGTGTAAGCTTCGTGATTATCAATGCGGCTGTTGATCTTCTTTACAGGTATCTTAACCCACAGGTGAGTGAACAATGATCTCTGAACGGATTAAATCAAGTCTCAGGCGTGAATTTAGTAAAAGTCTACTTGCCAAAGTAGGATTAATACTCGCGATTTTGATTATATTCATTGCTATTTTTGCACCCATGCTGGCAACGCACGACCCGACAGCGACTGGATATTATACCGAGGAGTCTGACTCGTACCCACCATGGGGTGTTACATATACTGATACGGTCCTTGGAGGTGATGAAGAATACACCGTTGAAGCATCTTCAGATCACCTTCTCGGCACCAATCACTTAGGACAAGACGTCTTCTCCAGAGGGCTGTACGGAGCCCGCACGTCGTTGCTTGTTGGACTGATCGGAACGGGATTAGCAGTCGCAATTGGGGTTCCATACGGACTAGTTTCTGGATACTTTGGGGGACGCATCGATGACTCACTGATGCGAATGGCAGACATCATGCTCGCCTTCCCGTCACTTGTTTTGGCGATTGCATTGATAGGTCTCTTTGGTCAACAAGAGGTTGCTATACCGGATCCATTTGTCATGGCTGGTCTGGCTGATGGGATGCCCGAGACGTTTGTGCTTCCAGGCACAGTTACGATTGTTGTGGCTTTAGTTAATTGGGTCTGGTTTGCTCGAGTGGCTCGCGGAGAGGCGCTCTCAGTCAAATCTCAGGAATATGTAGCAGCAGCCCGAAGCATGGGAGCAAGCCATTGGACAATTATTCGGCAACATGTGCTCCCAAATAGCCTGACGCCAATAATTGTCCTTGCAACAATCCAAGTCGCGGCGGTTATAATCCTCGAAAGTTCTTTGTCTTTTCTTGGATTTTCGGGCACAACGCTTTCGTGGGGGTATGATATTCAGCAGGGTCAGGGATTCCTCCGTACTGAATGGTGGATTGCAACGGTCCCTGGTGTTGGTATTTCGCTTGCCGTAATTAGCGTTAACCTTCTCGGAGACTGGCTGCGCGATGCATTGGATCCAAACATTGAGGGCCAAGGAGGGTTCTAAAATGAGTGCACAAGATATTCTGCGAGTACGCAATCTTTCAACCCGGTATTTCACAGATGATGGACAAATAAATGCTGTATCTAATCTCTCAGTTGATATCCAAGAAGGTGAAGTGTTTGGTATTGTCGGCGAATCTGGAAGTGGAAAGAGTGTGACTGCCCGATCTGTAATGGGATTAATCGAATCCCCGGGCCGAATCACAGAAGGAGAAGTCTGGTATCGAGATCCAGATATTGTTAGTACTATTGGAGATAAGCATCCAGATGCGATAGATGGTGACTTTGTCAATCTCCGGGCACTACCAACTGAACTCCGAAACTCATTCCGCGGAACCAAATTTAGCATGATCTTCCAAGATCCTGAAAGTAGCTTTAATCCGAGCCTTACTGTTGGTGAGCAAATTGCGGAAGCTGTCGAAGTTCAGCGTCGAGCGAGTGCGAATCCTCGCACTACACGAGCTCGAACAGACGATTATTCATTACTTTCGTATCTTAGTTCAACTGTGGTCCCATCCAGACGATATGTTTCCTCTGAAAGTAAAGAAAGAGCGATTGAATTACTTGATAAAGTCGGTATCCCTGATCCAGCCGAGCGAGCCCAAGAATATCCCCACGAATACTCTGGTGGGATGCTACAGCGAGCGATGATTGCTCAGGCAATCGCTGGCGATCCAGACCTCCTTATTGCAGATGAACCCACGACCGCACTTGATGTGACCATTCAAGCACAAGTTCTCAATATTCTTCGAGAATTGCAAGAGGAGACCGGTATGACAATACTTCTAATTACACATAACCTTGGAGTGATCGCACGCATGTGTGATCGTGTTGGCGTTATGTATGCCGGACAGTTTGCTGAACGAGGAACACTACGAGAGATTTTCGAAGAAAGTGTACACCCCTACACTAATGGGCTGCTTGGTTCTGTTCCAGACTTGGAGGACACAACACAGCAGTTACAGCCAATTCCTGGTAACGTACCAAGTCTCATCGATGCTGAAATGCCAGACCGTTGCTACTTTGCTGATCGATGTCCTAAAGCAATGGAGAAATGCTTGTCATCTGTCTCTGAACACATAGTTGATAAAGACAGTGATCATACGGCCCGTTGTGTATTAGCACAGGGTGATTATGACCCCGCACAGGCGGTCGATATTAGTAATGGAAAGATTAGAAAAGCCGATTCTCAACAGGAGGTAATTAATCATGACTGACAATACTCCGCTCATTGAAGTTGAGGGGCTGGAAAAATATTTTTGGGAAAACGATTCACTCTTGGACCGACTTCTCGGAGGGACTCCAACGGCGGTCCAGGCCGTTGATAACGTCTCATTCAGTATCCAATCTGGAGAAACGCTCGGGCTTGTCGGAGAGTCAGGATGTGGGAAATCAACAACAGGTAAGACATTGCTTCGATTGCTTGATCCTACTGGCGGAGCTGTCAAATATAATGGTGACCTTGATCAGATTTCCCCAGACAAGGATCGGAATATATACAATTTCGACAAACAGGCCCTAAAAGAATTCCGCCGGAACGCACAAATACTCTTTCAGGATCCATTTTCCAGTCTTGACCCTCGGATGACGATTGGCGACATCGTTACTGAGCCCCTTCGAATCCATGACTGGCCGTGGACAAATAGCGAAATAAGCACCGATGCTGAGGTGCATACTGATGGAGTATCTCTGGAACGAGTGAAGGTTACTGTTACTGATGATATTGATAAAATTGTTGAGCCAAAAGACGGAGTTTCGACAGCACATGTTACGATCACACAAAAAACACAACAAGAGCACGACGAGGAACGATCAGTTGCTGTGACAGACAATTATATTGCTACAGTTGATGAAGACCTCACTGTTTCACTTACTGAAGACGAGATTGGTATTACCGTCAAGGTAACCGTTGGCCGCTCCGATGAGGCTGTTCGCAAATCCAGAGCTATGAACCTATTAGAACGAGTCGGATTAGCAATTGAGCAACTCGATCGATATCCGCATGAATTCTCTGGAGGACAGCGACAACGAATTGGAATCGCACGTGCATTAGCACTTGAACCAGCATTTATCGTCCTTGATGAACCCACTAGTGCTCTTGATGTATCTGTGCAGGCACAGATCCTAAATCTCCTTGCAGAATTGCAGGACGATTTTGAGCTTACCTATTTACTCATTAGTCACAACCTTTCTGTGATCCGTCATATCAGTGATCGAGTTGCTGTTATGTATCTTGGTGAGATCGTTGAAATTGGCCCGACTGATCAGATTTTTGAATCACCAAAACACCCCTATACGAAGGCCCTCCTAGAAAGTGTTCCCCGTGCCTCAGTAGATGAACAATACCGAGATATTGAAGTAATCGCAGGTGATGTTCCATCCCCCCGCGATCCGCCAAGTGGATGTCGATTTCGAACCCGTTGTCCAGTTGTTATACCGCCTGAAACAACCGATATAGACCAAACTCTTTATCGCGAAATCATGACTGTCCGAGAGCGTATCACAGAACGATCAATTAGCCTCTCTGAAATTAAAGACAGGGCAGACACTGACTCTGATGAGGCACTTGCTAATAAATTAAAGGATCGGTTCTTTGAGTCTAAACTACCACCACAACACGAATCAACAATCGACGCTGCATTTTCAGCATTAATCGAAAAAAGTTGGGATGAAGCGGAATCGATCCTAGCAGACGAATATGAAAGCGTTTGTGAAAACGTCAATCCTACATTAACTGATCAGGCACATCCAGCGGCGTGCCACCGGTGTGAGCAATCCGAACAGGTGACCACAAAGGTAGATCAGTGGAAACAAAATATCTCATCAGATCAGTTCCCTTGATTATATAGGGTTTCTTCTCATCGGACCACAGCTGATAATATGACTCAAACCTACATGTGTATATCAGTAGATATTGTGACTGATAGCCTCTCCCCGTTGCTGAATTACGCTCTACTGTGTTTCAATTTGAAAAACTGATTTTATAATTTTTAATATATGTTTTCTAATAAATACCTGTATTATTTCTGGAGAGATATGTTCTTAATAATCAAAAAGACATTTTTAGATGGAAGCCAACTGAGTCATATGACGGCAACATCGAAAAACCGATGGATTATCGCTTTTTCTGCAATTGCGATCCATATGTCAATCGGATCGATCTATGCTTACAGTGTTTATCAGAATCCGTTACAGGAGCTTCATGGCTGGACAAATTCCCAAGTCACACTTGCATTTAGCTTGGGACTGTTCTTCCTTGGGATAACAGCGGCAAGTATGGGCTGGTTTGTCAATCGGTATGGCCCTCGGCTGTCAGGTTATGTATCGGCTGTCGTGTTCGGGATTGGTACTGTTGGTGCAGGAATCGGTGTAGAGCTCGGATCTCTGCCAATATTCCTCTTTATGTTCGGCGTTCTTGGTGGCGTTGGTCTTGGAATTGGATATATTGCACCTGTCTCGACACTCGTCTCATGGTTCCCGGATAAGCGGGGATTAGCGACGGGATTAGCGGTGTTTGGATTTGGCGGTGGTGCATTAATTACGGCACCGGTTGCAGAGCATCTAATGAGCATTATTTCAGTGTCACAAACGTTCTATACACTTGGCGTATTCTATTTCATAGCAATCACGGCTGGTGCCAGCTATCTTGCTAAACCCCCAGAAGGATGGACTCCCGAAGGATTTGATCAAGACGTCGAGACTGAAGGCGAACACGGCCCCGCTGGAGCAACAGCAAGTGATCTAGCACAGTTGACCGGTCGAGAAGCACTCCGAACTCCTAGATTCTACCTGTTATGGGTCGTTATGTTTCTGAACATCGCTGCAGGATTGATGGTTCTTTCCCAGGCGTCGAACATGACACAAGAGATTACTGGTGTAACGGCTGCCGTTGCCGCTGGAGTTGTGGGCGTCATTGGATTCTTTAACGCCGGTGGACGAATCGGGTGGTCAGCACTATCTGACTACACAGGGCGAACCAATATGTTCACGTTGTTCTTTGCTGCGCAAATTCTGATTTTCTTGTTGATGCCAAGCGTGACGAACGTATATCTCTTTGCAGCTATGCTATGTCTTGTCGTGAGCTTCATGGGTGGTGGATTTGCCTGTCTCCCCGCCTACATTGGCGACCTTTTTGGCACACGGTCACTTGCTGTGATCCATGGATATCTGCTAACTGCGTGGGCATTAGCAGGCCTTGCATCACCACAGATGATTGCGTATTTCCGTGACACAACTGGAAGCTTCGCTGGGGGAATGTACGTAATCGCTGGCGGAATGTTTGTTGGGCTTATCGCTATCACAGTGCTTCGATTACGGATTAATAATGTGAGAGACGCTGATACCGTACAAACGCCGGCTGCAGAATCTTAATTCACAGTGCGATACAAATTATCTGAGCCGTTGACACTCTCTTACCGTCTAAACGAAAAGCAGCGCGAGTTCCCCCTTGCGAAAACCTGCGGTTTTCGGCTTTCGCAGATATCCGATCTGCGTCAACACCGCGCACGAGGTTGTTTACCCGTACGAATTGTTTCTCCTGTTTACCACCGATTACAGCATTTTGAAGAAAAGCCGCAACGTTTAGTCGTCAACTGCTTCGGGGTTAAACCCAGAGCTTGTCAGTGAACTCCTGATTCACCCGTTTCCGCGGAAGGTCTGGGGTGACCAGTCACGTTCGCTGTCTCTGAGTTAAGAGCTAGTTGACTGGCAATCCACCTATCACGAGACGTTCGCTCATGAGGGGTGTACAGGCGGTCGAGAAGACTACCCCGAGGCTTAATTCCCGGGGTGAGTTCATGGTCGCCAAGACTCACCACTCGATAAATATGTATATCCTAATCCGGGAGACAGATTGTTGCATTACGTGACTGTATTTTCAAGTGCCAGCTTCTTCCCTTGAGCCCGAACCTCGGGGCATCCGCCTTAGTTATTCTGTGAAAACCGATTAAGCGGACTTAGTCACTTGATTTGACTTCCGTTCCTGAGTCCCTCAATTCTATTCTGTAGTTGCTGTATGTTGCGAGTTTGTTCATCAGTAGCTTCTTCGACCTCTTTGACTTGCGATCTTGCTTCTGTCGAATGGTCTTTGATATTTTCAAGTGTTGCGGTGACCTCCTCAATACTTGATGCCTGCTCGTCATTCGCTCGAGATACTTCGTTAATCCCCTCAGCGGCTTCCTCGACAGCATCTGCAATCTTTTCGAATGCTTCAAGCATCTCTGTAATCTGGCTACTTGCGTTGCCGATTTGTTGTTGTGATATCTGAACTGTCTCTACAGTCTGTTTCGTACGCTCTCTAAGTGCTGTGATCGTCTTCGTAATCTCGTCTGTATGCTGCTGTGTTTGATCAGCAAGTGTTTTTATTTCATCGGCAACAACGCCAAAACTGTCACCATTTGTTTCAGCTCTAGCAGCCTCGATGTTTGCATTTAGAGCCAGCAGGTTTGTCTGGTCTGCGACATCGTCAATCACTTCAATGATTTCATCAATATCATTGATCTGTTCCTCTAGTTGTTCGATATCGTCAACAAGCTTGTCTGCGACCTGTGTTACTTTATTGGTTGCTGTCTTTGCCGCATCGCTTTTTGAAACCCCTTCCTCTGCAAGACCTTGAGATTCAGAAGCAGCCGCATCGACTTCCTTCGCTGTCGCAGCTACTTCTTCCATTCGTGCAGAGAATGATTCCATTTCTGCGACCGTGTCGTCAAGCATTTGATCCTGCGACTCAACATGACTGGTTATTTTATGCATATTTCCGTTAACTTGATCAATTGTTGCGGCAAGTTCATTTGCTGCTGTCTCTACCTCACTACTGAGCTTCTGAAACTCATCAATAAACTCATTTAGCTCTTCAACAACAGCCAGCAATCCATCATCGATAGCATCCGTATCGATAGATCCAGAATCTGCTCGGGCGTCTAATTTTCCGTTTCGAACAGCATCTAACGTCGTTGTTATCTCCTTTACAAGGCTTTCCACAGCTTGGCGGCGCTGAACTTCTGCGGTTTGATCGACAACTGTCTCGATTACGCCGACCAGCTCTCCGTTTCGATACTGTGGTGTTGCGGCAAATTTAATATGCTTCTGATTGCCGTGTTGGTCAATCATTGTACTTGTATCTGCTACTTGACCTTGTTCTGCATCGACCAACTCCACATCATACTCCTCGTGTGCATCTTTTGGATTTTTAAGTACCTTATCAGCGAGTGTTTTTGCTCTACGTCCATCTGGATAGAACATCTCGCTTGCGACATTGTGCCCGAGAGCTTCATCCTGACCAGCTCCAGTT
This portion of the Salinarchaeum sp. IM2453 genome encodes:
- a CDS encoding DUF309 domain-containing protein, giving the protein MSEHTNRADVSPPSNPQTSGWNTAEQQWEHPTLRKATVHGIRLYNVSEYHESHDCFEYEWFNYGSGTTESAFLHGMVQVAAGAYKHFDFENDDGMRSLFQTALQYLHDVPDRYYGVDVANVKRALQQALSDPSLLNNWLITLDQRNPTASEVDYIYAEQFD
- the fdhF gene encoding formate dehydrogenase subunit alpha, with product MSQNNNDPIKTICPYCGVGCGIGVATDDDSSEMHFRPWGDAPVNSGRICIKGGAATEVVNHEDRLTDPLIKENGGFQKVSWERAYEYIISELERIHEEHGPDGMGFFGSSKTMNEENYLLQKLARRYGTNQVDNCTRMCHASTVWALRRSLGAGAMTNSMADLAEEADVLWIHGANPAEQHPIANSQYFRQAALDGATVIQVDPHANKTTRSFEIEDTDRHMHLQVEPGTDIALLNAVIKTILEHHEKNPEDNWIDEDFIEDRTEGFEDLKRTLADFDREAAAETCGVDLSDIEEAAEVYAQAGNAAIFTGMGMSQHTSGVDNVQNEINLALITGNIGRPGTGINPLRGQNNVQGTCDVGTMPNVLPGYQEVDDDEARESIESVWGFDIPSEPGLTNVEISHSIGESVFGLYVMGENPLMSEPDSNAARQRFDEDLEFMVVQDIFMTETAELADVVLPATSWAERGGTVTNTDRRVQLMRPVEKVYDNTKHDLDILSEIGTRLFDDGFDFDGPEEVFEELREVCPIYHGMTYDTLSEEGLQWPCYEPGDEGDQYLYKKEFDTDNGKGHIEGVRHQPPAETPDKEYPLILTTARLEEHYNTGTMSRRSPTLNRQHPENFVDIHPKDAERYGIENGQTVQLRSRRGSIEVTAQVTDAIKEGVIWTTPHFAASSANRLTNDILDDRAKIPEYKAAAAEIDVDIDTSSSTETADD
- a CDS encoding ABC transporter permease — its product is MRLIKFLVRRSLQGLLVVWGVVTITFLLRVVTPGDPIDLIVDPGTSPDTREQIREDFGLNEPLHEQYIDYLLQLVTGDLGYSFQERRDVAAIIIERLPATIELAIAATIVALVIAIPLGVIAATRRQQPADYAATTFSLLGISTPNFWLGVMLIMIFAVQLGIFPTSGRPVGLWESIVSLTSGDIVPIIQWTNYIILPAITLGTYFTALITRLTRSGMLEELGQPYVTATEAKGLPGVLIRYKHVLRNTMIPILTVLGLQLGTLIGGAVITEAIFDWPGLGDQLISAINANDWPQIQGILVVIGVSFVIINAAVDLLYRYLNPQVSEQ
- a CDS encoding ABC transporter ATP-binding protein; the protein is MSAQDILRVRNLSTRYFTDDGQINAVSNLSVDIQEGEVFGIVGESGSGKSVTARSVMGLIESPGRITEGEVWYRDPDIVSTIGDKHPDAIDGDFVNLRALPTELRNSFRGTKFSMIFQDPESSFNPSLTVGEQIAEAVEVQRRASANPRTTRARTDDYSLLSYLSSTVVPSRRYVSSESKERAIELLDKVGIPDPAERAQEYPHEYSGGMLQRAMIAQAIAGDPDLLIADEPTTALDVTIQAQVLNILRELQEETGMTILLITHNLGVIARMCDRVGVMYAGQFAERGTLREIFEESVHPYTNGLLGSVPDLEDTTQQLQPIPGNVPSLIDAEMPDRCYFADRCPKAMEKCLSSVSEHIVDKDSDHTARCVLAQGDYDPAQAVDISNGKIRKADSQQEVINHD
- a CDS encoding ABC transporter permease — its product is MISERIKSSLRREFSKSLLAKVGLILAILIIFIAIFAPMLATHDPTATGYYTEESDSYPPWGVTYTDTVLGGDEEYTVEASSDHLLGTNHLGQDVFSRGLYGARTSLLVGLIGTGLAVAIGVPYGLVSGYFGGRIDDSLMRMADIMLAFPSLVLAIALIGLFGQQEVAIPDPFVMAGLADGMPETFVLPGTVTIVVALVNWVWFARVARGEALSVKSQEYVAAARSMGASHWTIIRQHVLPNSLTPIIVLATIQVAAVIILESSLSFLGFSGTTLSWGYDIQQGQGFLRTEWWIATVPGVGISLAVISVNLLGDWLRDALDPNIEGQGGF
- a CDS encoding ABC transporter substrate-binding protein, whose amino-acid sequence is MTKDSISADRRTMLKAAGIAGVSVGATTTAGCLDLLGIDDDQVTITMSEVASTPDPNDHNATSDYNSLDPVYEPLLQVDEEGNIEEHVITDWVTDSDTIELTIRDDVQFHNGDDLTASDVAYTINRQVDDDVGVVSPQDDGMIGITEAEAVNDTTIEVSHESNPDLAMMGIAVFGRAMNEEWTADNADDEDGTVSGDMNGTGPYQLEDFSQGDYYEFTVFDDYWGETPDVEEIRLEAVDEDTTRRDRLLADETEFVTNLPPEDIDDVEGEDDLRTETITSYRNIFLAMPNDDGPFDSKDFRQAMNYAIDNEEVLNSIFDGYGEPMSQPIPEGIFGHNPELDPYEQDQDLADDLIEQSGYTDEELVIHVPNGRYINDVNTAEYVASQIDELDNVSCEHEVRDFGELVEEILDGDLETSPDIYLIGWGNPTHDANYGLEPWFVEGQSSYAFEDSELEQRIIDSQTIEDTDEREEELQEINEYIHDEAPWVFLHRQESIYGVHEDIDWSPRSDERINPETMEE
- a CDS encoding ABC transporter ATP-binding protein, producing the protein MTDNTPLIEVEGLEKYFWENDSLLDRLLGGTPTAVQAVDNVSFSIQSGETLGLVGESGCGKSTTGKTLLRLLDPTGGAVKYNGDLDQISPDKDRNIYNFDKQALKEFRRNAQILFQDPFSSLDPRMTIGDIVTEPLRIHDWPWTNSEISTDAEVHTDGVSLERVKVTVTDDIDKIVEPKDGVSTAHVTITQKTQQEHDEERSVAVTDNYIATVDEDLTVSLTEDEIGITVKVTVGRSDEAVRKSRAMNLLERVGLAIEQLDRYPHEFSGGQRQRIGIARALALEPAFIVLDEPTSALDVSVQAQILNLLAELQDDFELTYLLISHNLSVIRHISDRVAVMYLGEIVEIGPTDQIFESPKHPYTKALLESVPRASVDEQYRDIEVIAGDVPSPRDPPSGCRFRTRCPVVIPPETTDIDQTLYREIMTVRERITERSISLSEIKDRADTDSDEALANKLKDRFFESKLPPQHESTIDAAFSALIEKSWDEAESILADEYESVCENVNPTLTDQAHPAACHRCEQSEQVTTKVDQWKQNISSDQFP